From one Enterococcus sp. DIV2402 genomic stretch:
- a CDS encoding HAD family hydrolase codes for MRNLQGVIFDMDGLIFDTEHLYYRATKEIADELAIDYDMEIYKQYIGVGDDEVWAAYHEMYDDLHGEEVIVEFIDRSFNRTIELFEAGVADLKPGLTEILDYLAEKQIPRIIASSNQRRIIDILLEKNGLQDAFEHIVSFEDVTRAKPDPQIFEKAHQFFDAPKENILILEDSKNGILAAHSAGIDVIMIPDLLEPTPDLVEKSLAVLDTLADVPGFLEK; via the coding sequence TTTGACACGGAGCATTTGTATTATCGCGCAACAAAAGAAATTGCCGATGAGTTAGCCATTGATTACGATATGGAGATTTATAAACAATATATCGGAGTTGGTGATGATGAAGTATGGGCAGCGTATCATGAGATGTATGATGACCTTCACGGCGAAGAAGTTATCGTAGAATTTATTGATCGATCATTTAATCGAACCATTGAATTATTTGAAGCTGGCGTTGCTGATTTAAAACCTGGTCTAACAGAAATACTCGACTATTTGGCAGAAAAACAAATTCCACGGATTATCGCTTCTAGTAACCAACGTCGTATTATTGATATTTTGTTGGAAAAAAATGGTTTGCAAGATGCGTTTGAACATATTGTTTCGTTTGAAGATGTGACGCGTGCTAAACCCGATCCACAAATTTTTGAAAAAGCACATCAATTTTTTGATGCACCAAAAGAAAATATTCTCATTTTAGAAGACTCTAAAAATGGTATTCTTGCGGCTCACAGTGCTGGAATTGACGTAATTATGATTCCTGATTTACTAGAACCCACTCCTGATTTAGTAGAAAAATCATTGGCAGTGTTAGATACTCTAGCCGATGTTCCTGGATTTTTAGAAAAATAA
- a CDS encoding cold-shock protein has translation MEQGTVKWFNAEKGFGFITREDGSDVFVHFSAIQGDGFKTLEEGQAVTFDVEESDRGPQATNVVKA, from the coding sequence ATGGAACAAGGAACAGTGAAATGGTTTAACGCAGAAAAAGGGTTTGGTTTTATTACTCGCGAAGATGGAAGTGACGTATTCGTACACTTTTCAGCAATTCAAGGTGACGGCTTCAAGACTTTAGAAGAAGGTCAAGCGGTAACATTTGATGTTGAAGAATCAGATCGTGGTCCACAAGCTACTAACGTTGTTAAAGCATAA
- the radC gene encoding RadC family protein translates to MEKHTMVPQSSRPRERLLDFGEKALSDQELLAILLRTGSKPYNVLELAGLILAAFPNLYELKSASLNELQQIRGVGQIRAIELKAMMELGSRIHQTRQPKYGKVQSSYGLAQQLIEEYKDYHQEHLVCLYLNTKNEITHRKTLFIGSLNQSIAHPREIYREAVRCSAARIICAHNHPSGAPQPSENDRLFTQRLKQCGELMGIELLDHLIIGNESYVSLREEGFWNEF, encoded by the coding sequence ATGGAGAAACACACAATGGTTCCTCAAAGTTCACGACCACGTGAACGATTACTTGATTTTGGAGAGAAAGCTTTATCTGACCAAGAATTACTGGCAATTTTATTACGTACAGGTTCGAAACCTTACAATGTCTTAGAATTAGCAGGCTTAATTTTAGCTGCATTTCCCAATTTGTATGAATTAAAATCAGCGAGTCTTAATGAGCTACAACAAATACGTGGAGTTGGACAAATTCGGGCAATTGAATTAAAGGCGATGATGGAATTAGGCAGCCGAATCCATCAAACCAGACAACCGAAATATGGCAAAGTCCAATCAAGTTACGGTTTGGCACAGCAATTAATTGAAGAATATAAAGATTACCATCAAGAACATTTAGTCTGTTTGTATCTGAATACAAAAAATGAAATTACCCACCGCAAGACCTTATTTATCGGATCACTGAATCAAAGTATTGCTCATCCTCGTGAAATTTACCGAGAAGCTGTCCGTTGCAGCGCTGCACGAATTATTTGCGCACATAATCATCCGAGTGGCGCACCACAACCGTCGGAGAACGACCGACTGTTTACCCAACGCCTTAAACAATGTGGCGAGCTGATGGGTATTGAATTATTAGACCATTTGATTATTGGCAATGAAAGTTATGTTAGTTTACGTGAAGAAGGTTTTTGGAATGAATTTTAA